Proteins from a genomic interval of Oncorhynchus nerka isolate Pitt River linkage group LG13, Oner_Uvic_2.0, whole genome shotgun sequence:
- the LOC115123850 gene encoding interferon-induced GTP-binding protein Mx2-like isoform X1 has protein sequence MNHLTCRRFVPDITPSMFQDQLAKKVRPFIELIDYLRSIGIEKELPLPSIAVVGDQSSGKSSVLEALSGVALPRGNGIVTRCPLELRLCYVSGVVWKAVISYKNKTFEFDDREEVARHVEQAQNELAGRGVGICEDLITLKIKSSTVCDLSLIDLPGIARVPVPGQPEDIEAQIKSLIMKYISKKKTINLVVIPCYNDIATTEALKMVQKVDPEGTRTLAILTKPDLIDKGTEKDVLEIVRNKTLPLNMGYVIVKCRGQKQIDDKMSIAQALEEELDFFQDHEHFKSLLLEERATTKHLATKLTYTLVSHIKKSLPDMSNQMKKQLWNVRKALVECEGGPPSDLAERKEFLIGIITEFNEKITHLSTGDNIVEENLFVLMRSEFAEWMKCLQNAKPNYHEVVQQVVDEYDLKHRGSELPGFTNYMVFKRVVQRLVAELREPAMMTLQKIREMVHTQFVNLSKVSFENFPYLQHVSMKNIENIQEWQSNIVMKRIEEQFKMEMQVYTQDDIFFETLNPEEETPDCSGYNTRSKYPELLKAYYEIVVQRLADQVPMLIRYFILKESARILCSKMLGLLNSDDLDAMLTEESEIGRRRSALRSRVERLGLANDKISSL, from the exons ATGAACCATTTAACATGTCGTCGTTTTGTACCTGACATAACCCCCAGCATGTTCCAAGACCAGTTGGCGAAGAAGGTCCGGCCCTTCATTGAATTAATAGACTACCTGAGATCCATTGGGATAGAGAAGGAGCTGCCCCTGCCATCCATTGCTGTGGTGGGAGACCAGAGTTCAGGAAAGAGCTCTGTGCTTGAGGCCCTATCTGGGGTGGCGCTGCCCAGAGGGAACG GTATCGTCACCAGGTGTCCACTGGAACTCAGACTCTGTTATGTCAGTGGAGTGGTATGGAAGGCTGTCATCTCATACAAAAACAAAACTTTTGAATTTGATGACCGAGAAGAAGTCGCGAGGCATGTTGAGCAAG CTCAGAACGAGTTAGCTGGAAGGGGAGTGGGGATATGTGAAGATCTGATCACTCTAAAGATCAAGTCTTCCACGGTGTGTGATCTCAGTCTGATTGACTTGCCTGGGATCgccagggtaccagtaccaggacAACCAGAGGACATTGAAGCCCAA ATCAAAAGTCTAATCATGAAATACATTTCGAAAAAGAAAACCATTAACTTAGTGGTAATACCATGTTATAATGACATAGCAACAACAGAAGCCCTGAAAATGGTGCAAAAAGTGGATCCTGAAGGAACGAGAACTCTGG CCATTCTGACAAAGCCAGACCTGATAGACAAGGGGACAGAGAAGGACGTGTTGGAAATTGTCCGCAATAAAACCCTTCCACTCAATATGGGCTACGTCATTGTGAAATGTCGTGGTCAGAAGCAGATTGATGATAAAATGTCCATAGCTCAGGCACTTGAAGAGGAGTTGGACTTCTTCCAAGATCACGAGCACTTCAA ATCCCTCCTGCTTGAGGAAAGGGCAACCACCAAGCACCTAGCCACAAAGCTAACCTATACCCTGGTCAGCCACATCAAA AAATCCCTACCAGATATGTCAAATCAGATGAAAAAGCAGCTGTGGAACGTGAGGAAGGCGTTGGTAGAGTGTGAGGGTGGGCCTCCGTCAGACCTTGCAGAAAGGAAGGAGTTCCTCATTGGC ATCATAACAGAGTTCAATGAGAAGATTACTCATTTGTCCACAGGGGATAATATTGTCGAGGAAAATCTATTTGTCCTCATGCGAAGTGAATTTGCAGAATGGATGAAATGTCTTCAAAACGCCAAGCCAAATT ACCACGAAGTAGTGCAACAAGTGGTGGATGAATATGATCTGAAGCACAGGGGAAGTGAGCTGCCAGGATTCACTAACTACATGGTATTTAAACGCGTTGTTCAAAGACTAGTGGCTGAACTTAGGGAACCAGCTATGATGACACTCCAGAAAATCAGAG AAATGGTGCATACGCAATTTGTTAATTTGTCCAAAGTCAGCTTCGAGAATTTTCCTTATCTTCAGCACGTCTCAATG AAAaacattgaaaacatccaggaaTGGCAGTCAAACATAGTGATGAAGAGGATCGAGGAGCAGTTTAAAATGGAGATGCAGGTCTACACACAGGATGATATCTTCTTTGAAACATTGAATCCAGAGGAGGAAACCCCAGACTGCTCCGGTTACAACACCAGGAGCAAATACCCTGAGCTGCTCAAGGCATACTATGAG atCGTGGTGCAGCGACTGGCGGACCAGGTGCCCATGCTGATCCGTTACTTCATCCTGAAGGAGTCAGCCAGGATCCTTTGCAGTAAGATGCTGGGCCTGCTGAACAGCGATGACTTGGACGCGATGCTGACGGAGGAATCAGAGATTGGTCGAAGAAGATCAGCCTTACGGTCCCGTGTGGAGCGTCTTGGACTGGCCAATGACAAGATCAGTAGCCTATGA
- the LOC115123850 gene encoding interferon-induced GTP-binding protein Mx-like isoform X2 has protein sequence MNHLTCRRFVPDITPSMFQDQLAKKVRPFIELIDYLRSIGIEKELPLPSIAVVGDQSSGKSSVLEALSGVALPRGNGIVTRCPLELRLCYVSGVVWKAVISYKNKTFEFDDREEVARHVEQAQNELAGRGVGICEDLITLKIKSSTVCDLSLIDLPGIARVPVPGQPEDIEAQIKSLIMKYISKKKTINLVVIPCYNDIATTEALKMVQKVDPEGTRTLAILTKPDLIDKGTEKDVLEIVRNKTLPLNMGYVIVKCRGQKQIDDKMSIAQALEEELDFFQDHEHFKSLLLEERATTKHLATKLTYTLVSHIKKSLPDMSNQMKKQLWNVRKALVECEGGPPSDLAERKEFLIGIITEFNEKITHLSTGDNIVEENLFVLMRSEFAEWMKCLQNAKPNYHEVVQQVVDEYDLKHRGSELPGFTNYMVFKRVVQRLVAELREPAMMTLQKIREMVHTQFVNLSKVSFENFPYLQHVSMIVVQRLADQVPMLIRYFILKESARILCSKMLGLLNSDDLDAMLTEESEIGRRRSALRSRVERLGLANDKISSL, from the exons ATGAACCATTTAACATGTCGTCGTTTTGTACCTGACATAACCCCCAGCATGTTCCAAGACCAGTTGGCGAAGAAGGTCCGGCCCTTCATTGAATTAATAGACTACCTGAGATCCATTGGGATAGAGAAGGAGCTGCCCCTGCCATCCATTGCTGTGGTGGGAGACCAGAGTTCAGGAAAGAGCTCTGTGCTTGAGGCCCTATCTGGGGTGGCGCTGCCCAGAGGGAACG GTATCGTCACCAGGTGTCCACTGGAACTCAGACTCTGTTATGTCAGTGGAGTGGTATGGAAGGCTGTCATCTCATACAAAAACAAAACTTTTGAATTTGATGACCGAGAAGAAGTCGCGAGGCATGTTGAGCAAG CTCAGAACGAGTTAGCTGGAAGGGGAGTGGGGATATGTGAAGATCTGATCACTCTAAAGATCAAGTCTTCCACGGTGTGTGATCTCAGTCTGATTGACTTGCCTGGGATCgccagggtaccagtaccaggacAACCAGAGGACATTGAAGCCCAA ATCAAAAGTCTAATCATGAAATACATTTCGAAAAAGAAAACCATTAACTTAGTGGTAATACCATGTTATAATGACATAGCAACAACAGAAGCCCTGAAAATGGTGCAAAAAGTGGATCCTGAAGGAACGAGAACTCTGG CCATTCTGACAAAGCCAGACCTGATAGACAAGGGGACAGAGAAGGACGTGTTGGAAATTGTCCGCAATAAAACCCTTCCACTCAATATGGGCTACGTCATTGTGAAATGTCGTGGTCAGAAGCAGATTGATGATAAAATGTCCATAGCTCAGGCACTTGAAGAGGAGTTGGACTTCTTCCAAGATCACGAGCACTTCAA ATCCCTCCTGCTTGAGGAAAGGGCAACCACCAAGCACCTAGCCACAAAGCTAACCTATACCCTGGTCAGCCACATCAAA AAATCCCTACCAGATATGTCAAATCAGATGAAAAAGCAGCTGTGGAACGTGAGGAAGGCGTTGGTAGAGTGTGAGGGTGGGCCTCCGTCAGACCTTGCAGAAAGGAAGGAGTTCCTCATTGGC ATCATAACAGAGTTCAATGAGAAGATTACTCATTTGTCCACAGGGGATAATATTGTCGAGGAAAATCTATTTGTCCTCATGCGAAGTGAATTTGCAGAATGGATGAAATGTCTTCAAAACGCCAAGCCAAATT ACCACGAAGTAGTGCAACAAGTGGTGGATGAATATGATCTGAAGCACAGGGGAAGTGAGCTGCCAGGATTCACTAACTACATGGTATTTAAACGCGTTGTTCAAAGACTAGTGGCTGAACTTAGGGAACCAGCTATGATGACACTCCAGAAAATCAGAG AAATGGTGCATACGCAATTTGTTAATTTGTCCAAAGTCAGCTTCGAGAATTTTCCTTATCTTCAGCACGTCTCAATG atCGTGGTGCAGCGACTGGCGGACCAGGTGCCCATGCTGATCCGTTACTTCATCCTGAAGGAGTCAGCCAGGATCCTTTGCAGTAAGATGCTGGGCCTGCTGAACAGCGATGACTTGGACGCGATGCTGACGGAGGAATCAGAGATTGGTCGAAGAAGATCAGCCTTACGGTCCCGTGTGGAGCGTCTTGGACTGGCCAATGACAAGATCAGTAGCCTATGA